In Juglans microcarpa x Juglans regia isolate MS1-56 chromosome 4S, Jm3101_v1.0, whole genome shotgun sequence, a single window of DNA contains:
- the LOC121262028 gene encoding putative UPF0481 protein At3g02645 has protein sequence MEPPKLTHDHEWVIHISRALEEDLEEDDEPVLTSIFSVPKTLMSIKPETYTPQLVSLGPYHHQRLELLEMEHSKLASAMRVQKHIKEIKFRDLVNRIAESDCIIRACYHRFLVFDQETLAWIFAIDAAFILECLQTYSSITNRGSLLRISSKMAQLIDYARKKTTHDHAILRDIIMLENQIPLFLLKEVHHAFYYYEDRDEVLADMLLGFCKDLSPIKYFNDQQNFREECFARAHLLDLLYYMVIAPNLQLSTDCEQEKPEEDKEIGWFRKAWKLILKLLWYIYFTPALLLSRIFKSKVVTLILTILFTIISTLANRGSKSATAIANLISTAENVAENLEIPSSHDDGKDESPLVEEIAIPSVTKLHKIGVKFRPTKGGLRSIKFDKSSGSFHLPVIHLDDNSEVVLRNLVAYEACIAPEVMAFTRYTELMNGIIDTEEDVRILRNAGIILNRLKSDVEVATLWNGMTKSVRVTKVPVLDKAIEGADTYYSKSWKIIKVPICAMSDAGQFGPFDQKNEK, from the coding sequence ATGGAACCGCCAAAACTTACCCATGACCATGAATGGGTCATACATATAAGTCGAGCCCTAGAAGAAGACCTCGAAGAGGACGATGAACCAGTTCTCACTAGCATATTCAGCGTACCCAAAACCCTAATGTCTATCAAACCAGAAACATACACGCCACAGCTTGTATCCCTCGGCCCATACCACCACCAGCGGCTTGAACTGTTGGAAATGGAGCACTCCAAGCTTGCTTCAGCTATGAGAGTGCAAAAGCACATCAAAGAAATCAAATTTCGTGATTTGGTTAACCGCATTGCGGAAAGTGACTGCATCATTCGAGCTTGCTACCATCGATTCTTGGTGTTTGACCAAGAAACACTCGCATGGATATTTGCCATTGATGCTGCCTTCATATTGGAGTGCCTCCAAACCTATTCTTCCATAACAAACCGAGGCTCACTTTTGCGAATATCTTCTAAAATGGCCCAGTTGATCGACTACGCTAGGAAGAAAACCACACATGACCATGCAATACTCAGGGATATCATCATGCTGGAAAATCAGATCCCTCTCTTTTTGCTTAAAGAAGTCCACCACGCATTTTATTATTACGAAGATCGTGACGAAGTATTAGCCGACATGCTGTTGGGTTTTTGCAAAGATCTATCACCCATCAAGTACTTTAATGATCAACAAAATTTCAGGGAAGAATGTTTCGCGAGAGCCCATTTGCTAGATCTTCTATACTACATGGTAATTGCGCCAAACTTGCAACTTTCAACTGATTGTGAGCAGGAAAAGCCAGAAGAGGATAAAGAGATTGGTTGGTTTAGAAAAGCCTGGAAATTAATCTTGAAATTGCTATGGTATATTTATTTTACCCCGGCCCTCCTTCTTAGCAGAATTTTCAAGTCGAAAGTAGTCACACTCATACTCACAATACTATTCACAATAATCTCGACTTTAGCGAATCGAGGAAGCAAGAGTGCTACTGCTATAGCCAATCTAATATCGACCGCAGAGAACGTGGCTGAGAATTTGGAAATTCCATCTAGTCATGACGACGGGAAAGACGAAAGTCCTTTAGTCGAAGAGATTGCAATCCCAAGTGTGACTAAGCTTCATAAAATTGGTGTAAAATTTCGTCCAACAAAGGGTGGATTGAGAAGTATAAAATTTGACAAGTCTTCTGGCTCATTtcaccttccagttattcacTTAGATGATAACTCTGAGGTGGTGCTAAGGAACCTCGTGGCCTACGAGGCATGTATTGCTCCTGAGGTGATGGCTTTTACACGTTATACAGAGTTGATGAATGGAATAATTGATACAGAGGAGGATGTGAGGATTCTTCGTAACGCAGGCATCATCTTGAACCGCCTCAAAAGTGATGTAGAAGTGGCAACACTTTGGAATGGGATGACGAAGTCTGTGAGGGTAACGAAAGTTCC